One genomic segment of [Phormidium] sp. ETS-05 includes these proteins:
- a CDS encoding WD40 repeat domain-containing protein yields the protein MWELDGRLIKTIKAHNDAAYSVTFSPDGSLIASASEDKTVKLWNLKGGLVQTLSGYTHGVTHATFSSDGKLIATTTTNGITQLWSQVSQTVSGARGEDGKYLFAKYPRREVSQSAGIEMSQSRTAAVAPSEKLPSHEDVVWKASFSPLVRESLSPTIATASSDGTVKLWSEDGITFDTFKGYNSAVYSVSFSPDGESIATATADGMVRLWRGSRLALTLSGHQNWINSVSFSPDGQSIASASRDNTAKLWRLDGTLWQTFPGHQDWLTGVRFSPDGQLIATASKDKTAKLWALDGTLVRTFSGHSDEVNSVTFSPDGQLIATTSNDQTVKLWHPDGTEVATLRGHQDWVWWAAFSPDGEMIATASADDTVKLWRLDGQELKTLSSHSDDVNSVVFSPDGELIATAGDDRKIVLWRVDGTLLRTLEGHKNKVLGVSFSPDGRYLASASWDKSVKIWSRGGELLATLKIDRMVNGVSFSADGKLLATAAAEKSVKLWRLEDLPGESHGDVQLLLKLGCDWLGDYLASHASARSRLPVCQ from the coding sequence TTGTGGGAGCTGGATGGTCGGCTGATTAAAACGATTAAAGCTCACAATGATGCTGCTTATAGTGTGACTTTTAGCCCTGATGGCTCACTTATCGCTAGTGCTAGTGAGGATAAAACTGTCAAGTTGTGGAACTTGAAAGGTGGGCTCGTGCAAACCCTATCTGGATATACTCATGGTGTGACTCATGCCACTTTCAGCAGCGATGGCAAATTGATCGCTACTACTACGACTAATGGGATAACTCAGCTTTGGTCTCAAGTGAGTCAGACCGTGAGTGGGGCAAGGGGAGAAGATGGTAAGTATTTATTCGCTAAGTATCCCCGGCGAGAGGTTTCTCAGTCGGCTGGGATAGAGATGTCTCAGTCCAGAACGGCGGCGGTGGCGCCATCAGAAAAGCTCCCCAGTCACGAGGATGTAGTTTGGAAAGCTAGTTTTAGCCCGCTGGTTAGAGAGTCGTTGTCTCCGACGATCGCCACTGCCAGTTCTGATGGTACGGTGAAACTTTGGTCTGAGGATGGTATCACTTTTGATACGTTTAAGGGTTACAACAGTGCGGTTTATAGTGTCAGTTTTAGCCCGGACGGGGAGTCGATCGCCACTGCCACCGCTGATGGTATGGTGAGACTCTGGCGTGGTAGTCGTCTGGCTTTGACTCTCTCGGGGCATCAAAATTGGATTAATAGTGTGAGTTTTAGCCCGGACGGACAGTCGATCGCTTCGGCGAGTCGGGACAATACGGCAAAACTCTGGCGTCTGGATGGGACGCTGTGGCAAACTTTTCCCGGTCATCAGGATTGGCTCACAGGGGTTCGCTTTAGTCCTGACGGTCAGTTAATTGCTACCGCTAGTAAGGATAAAACCGCTAAGCTGTGGGCTCTCGATGGCACTTTGGTCCGTACTTTCTCTGGTCATAGTGATGAGGTTAATAGTGTCACTTTCAGCCCTGACGGGCAACTAATTGCTACTACTAGCAATGATCAAACGGTGAAGTTATGGCACCCGGACGGTACGGAAGTTGCCACCTTGCGGGGACATCAGGACTGGGTATGGTGGGCAGCGTTTAGCCCTGACGGTGAGATGATTGCTACTGCTAGCGCTGATGATACGGTGAAACTGTGGCGTCTTGATGGCCAGGAATTGAAAACCCTCTCTAGCCATTCTGATGATGTGAATAGTGTTGTGTTCAGTCCTGATGGCGAACTGATCGCTACAGCGGGGGATGACCGGAAAATTGTGTTATGGCGGGTTGATGGGACTTTGTTGAGGACTCTGGAGGGACATAAAAATAAGGTGTTGGGGGTCAGCTTCAGTCCTGATGGCCGGTATCTGGCTAGTGCTAGTTGGGATAAGTCGGTGAAGATTTGGAGCCGTGGGGGGGAATTGCTGGCGACTTTGAAAATCGATCGGATGGTGAATGGGGTTAGTTTCTCTGCGGACGGGAAGCTACTGGCAACGGCGGCGGCGGAGAAAAGTGTTAAGCTCTGGCGGTTGGAAGATTTGCCCGGTGAGAGTCATGGGGATGTGCAATTGCTGCTGAAGCTGGGCTGTGACTGGCTTGGAGATTATTTGGCTAGCCATGCCTCCGCCCGATCGCGGTTGCCGGTATGTCAGTGA
- a CDS encoding family 10 glycosylhydrolase, whose protein sequence is MRLGQHLKSATNRNTQSVFSHQTPPWRRVSGMAIAAFAAATLSPLMASLPAIGTGAATCVVTEAARAEKNQLREAAIKGDAAAQQRYQQLVTSEGQRLQECRSKNWPQTQAIWLRLYPCDAQPGKLEEVLDHIVDKGYNEVYVEVFYDGQVLLPAASNPTAFPSVLRNPGQENVDLLAEVLPKGRQRGLKMYAWMFTMNFGYNYSQRADRQEALARNSEGKTTLTVTAESGVHDTGGSSSHTFIDPYSPIARRDYAAILNAILERKPDGVLFDYVRYHRGIGPASVVGDVKDLWIYGEASKQTLYQRGLNEKGRELIRRFVNTGYITAQDIEAVDKLYPSEAEPLWQGRRPGSTPVATSASQRQPLIQWELWYLSVAHAVQGVLDFVSLASDRVQKEGIPSGAVFFPGGNRPVGQWGYDSRLQAWDRFGEQMEWHPMSYANCGNPRCIMEEVQRVIDMAAPETKIVPALAGYWGRSTEERPSLESQMEALRQFAPRINAVSHFAYSWQEPELDKQRRFCQPR, encoded by the coding sequence ATGAGACTTGGGCAACACCTAAAATCGGCCACCAACCGGAACACTCAAAGTGTCTTCAGCCACCAAACTCCCCCGTGGCGTCGTGTATCGGGGATGGCGATCGCCGCTTTTGCTGCCGCCACACTCAGTCCTTTGATGGCAAGTTTGCCCGCGATCGGCACAGGAGCTGCCACCTGCGTTGTCACCGAGGCAGCTAGGGCGGAAAAAAACCAACTGCGAGAAGCCGCCATTAAAGGTGACGCCGCCGCACAGCAGCGTTACCAACAGCTTGTTACCTCCGAAGGTCAGCGGTTGCAGGAGTGTCGCAGTAAAAATTGGCCGCAAACCCAAGCAATTTGGCTGCGGTTGTATCCCTGTGATGCCCAACCAGGCAAATTAGAAGAAGTTCTCGACCACATCGTTGATAAGGGCTATAACGAAGTTTACGTAGAAGTGTTCTACGATGGTCAGGTATTGCTCCCAGCGGCAAGCAATCCCACCGCGTTCCCATCCGTATTGCGTAACCCCGGACAAGAAAATGTCGATTTATTGGCAGAGGTGCTGCCCAAAGGTCGTCAGCGGGGGCTGAAAATGTACGCCTGGATGTTTACGATGAACTTTGGCTATAACTACTCCCAAAGAGCCGATCGTCAAGAAGCCCTCGCCCGCAATAGTGAAGGCAAAACTACTCTCACTGTTACCGCCGAAAGTGGTGTCCATGACACCGGAGGCAGTTCGTCTCATACTTTCATTGACCCCTACAGCCCGATCGCCCGCCGAGATTACGCTGCCATACTCAACGCCATCCTAGAACGTAAACCCGATGGCGTCCTGTTTGACTATGTGCGCTATCATCGCGGTATCGGTCCAGCTTCCGTCGTGGGCGATGTCAAAGATTTATGGATTTACGGTGAAGCCTCCAAGCAAACCCTCTACCAACGGGGTCTCAATGAAAAAGGCCGAGAGCTGATTCGCCGGTTTGTCAATACTGGCTACATCACGGCTCAAGATATCGAAGCCGTGGATAAACTTTATCCTAGTGAAGCCGAACCCCTGTGGCAGGGACGCCGCCCCGGTTCCACCCCAGTCGCCACCAGTGCATCTCAACGCCAACCCCTGATCCAGTGGGAACTTTGGTATCTCAGTGTCGCCCACGCCGTCCAAGGGGTCCTGGATTTCGTCAGCCTCGCCAGCGATCGGGTGCAAAAAGAAGGTATCCCATCGGGAGCGGTATTTTTCCCTGGTGGCAATCGCCCCGTCGGTCAGTGGGGTTATGATTCTCGCTTACAGGCTTGGGACCGGTTCGGTGAACAGATGGAATGGCACCCCATGTCATATGCCAACTGTGGCAACCCCCGTTGCATTATGGAAGAAGTGCAGCGGGTCATCGATATGGCTGCCCCAGAAACTAAAATCGTCCCCGCTCTGGCTGGCTATTGGGGTCGCTCTACGGAAGAACGCCCCTCCCTGGAATCCCAAATGGAAGCCCTGCGGCAGTTTGCGCCCCGAATTAATGCCGTCAGCCATTTTGCCTATTCCTGGCAAGAGCCAGAGTTGGATAAACAACGTCGATTCTGTCAACCCCGGTAA
- a CDS encoding MCP four helix bundle domain-containing protein: protein MFRTESLQIKLIGAFILMGAIVFVVALVGWLGNYRMNQHVKTFSEDTLPTIIGLWQIHECQTQIESSQILLDNPILPPEERTEYLQRMNQAMQKI, encoded by the coding sequence ATGTTTCGCACCGAATCCCTACAGATCAAACTGATTGGCGCCTTTATATTGATGGGAGCGATCGTCTTCGTGGTCGCCTTAGTCGGTTGGTTGGGAAATTACCGGATGAACCAGCACGTTAAAACCTTCAGCGAGGATACCCTGCCCACCATCATCGGCTTGTGGCAAATTCACGAATGCCAAACCCAAATCGAATCTTCCCAAATCTTGCTGGACAATCCCATTTTACCGCCGGAAGAAAGAACTGAGTATTTGCAGCGAATGAATCAAGCAATGCAAAAAATATAA
- a CDS encoding methyl-accepting chemotaxis protein, whose amino-acid sequence MDLEEKFTQNGLRNPWDKKAFLLSQGQGNSQEMQVVNRAIQWREEMALVRRNSQDYFEKSAKLLEAIINLDEQKGTGATKAAELDAERTYIWVLAGIIIGPIMAIFLGIFLSREIARPLVGVINMISTSATEIAATVAQQERIASEPATSVNQTTTTMDELGASSNQSAKQADSAVQNAQLVLEMAHQGAEGSRQVLDPAREGHKVVAETLEGISVLQEKVEEISRQITHLHQQVNQIATITNMVQNIANQTNILALNASVEAARAGQQGKGFAVVATEIRKLADQSKGSADKINLLVLDIQTAIVTTVRATEEGKKNSHQVIKLSRQTAVAFNGVVEAIETIVLKNQASTIAAINDAVVTNQQIALTAGQQAIAVTQVVTAMNNINTGAQQTAAGISQTKIGISKLNEAAQHLQLLGGS is encoded by the coding sequence ATGGATTTGGAAGAGAAATTCACCCAAAATGGCCTTCGTAATCCCTGGGATAAAAAAGCCTTTTTGCTCAGCCAAGGCCAGGGAAATAGCCAAGAAATGCAGGTAGTGAATAGAGCTATTCAATGGCGAGAAGAAATGGCATTAGTTCGGCGAAATAGCCAAGATTATTTTGAGAAATCAGCCAAGTTACTTGAGGCCATTATCAATCTCGATGAACAGAAAGGAACCGGGGCAACTAAAGCGGCAGAGCTAGATGCAGAGCGGACATATATATGGGTATTGGCTGGCATAATTATCGGGCCAATTATGGCAATTTTCTTGGGAATATTTTTGAGTCGTGAAATTGCTAGACCCCTGGTGGGTGTGATTAATATGATTTCTACATCTGCCACGGAAATCGCCGCTACTGTAGCCCAGCAAGAGCGCATTGCCTCAGAACCAGCCACCTCGGTTAATCAAACCACTACGACAATGGATGAGTTAGGGGCATCTTCTAACCAATCAGCGAAACAAGCTGACTCCGCCGTACAGAATGCCCAGTTAGTTTTGGAAATGGCCCACCAAGGCGCTGAAGGCTCACGCCAGGTACTCGACCCGGCCCGAGAGGGACACAAGGTGGTAGCGGAAACTCTGGAGGGAATATCGGTATTGCAGGAGAAAGTGGAGGAAATTTCTCGGCAAATTACCCATTTGCATCAGCAGGTAAATCAGATTGCTACCATCACCAATATGGTGCAAAACATCGCTAATCAGACGAATATCCTGGCGCTTAATGCTTCTGTAGAAGCAGCACGAGCAGGACAGCAGGGTAAGGGATTTGCGGTGGTAGCCACAGAGATTCGCAAGCTGGCAGACCAAAGCAAGGGCTCCGCCGATAAAATTAACCTCTTGGTTTTGGATATCCAAACTGCCATTGTGACGACGGTGAGAGCTACGGAAGAAGGCAAGAAAAATTCTCATCAGGTAATCAAACTCTCCCGGCAAACTGCCGTCGCATTTAACGGGGTGGTGGAGGCGATCGAAACCATCGTGTTGAAAAATCAAGCAAGTACGATCGCCGCCATCAACGATGCGGTGGTGACGAACCAGCAAATCGCCCTCACCGCAGGGCAGCAAGCCATTGCCGTCACCCAAGTAGTCACCGCCATGAACAACATCAACACCGGCGCCCAGCAAACCGCCGCCGGGATCAGCCAAACCAAAATCGGCATCAGCAAACTGAACGAAGCCGCCCAGCATCTGCAACTATTGGGGGGTAGCTGA
- the clpS gene encoding ATP-dependent Clp protease adapter ClpS produces MATAPTVTPDRVGQVTRKPYPNYKVIVLNDDFNTFEHVAKCLMEYIPGMTSDRAWELTNMVHFEGQAIVWTGPLEPAELYHQQLSRAGLTMAPLEAA; encoded by the coding sequence ATGGCTACAGCTCCCACTGTCACTCCCGATCGGGTTGGGCAAGTTACTCGCAAACCTTATCCTAATTACAAAGTCATCGTCCTTAATGACGATTTCAATACCTTTGAACATGTGGCTAAGTGCTTGATGGAATACATCCCAGGGATGACGAGCGATCGAGCTTGGGAACTTACCAATATGGTTCACTTTGAAGGCCAAGCGATCGTCTGGACCGGACCGCTCGAACCGGCGGAACTCTACCACCAGCAGCTTAGCCGCGCTGGTCTGACGATGGCTCCTTTAGAGGCGGCATAA
- a CDS encoding AAA-like domain-containing protein translates to MEDPNLSFEEAIELADAAVFARKGRHLTDVEMIILRGSWQNQTYPEMAENSDYAANYLQRTAGPKLWGLLSEVLGEEVKKTNFRTALDRLQGSRQSRRWQAQPSFVGAEGAIRESPLPQTWSPTVTELEFPEGPVALDSPFYIDRPPIESDCCLAILQPGGLVSIKAPRHMGKTSLLNRILDRAATSGIRTVNLNLLLAERGILKNLDLFLRWFCQRITRELQLENKLDEYWDEDIFSSNTNCTDYFEEYLLSEIEGQLILGIDEVDRVFAHPQIASDFLSLLRFWHESAKENGIWKKLSLIIAHSTEVYIDLDVNKSPFNVGLPVKLPEFTPAQVEDLARRYGLEMSPELTSQRLPSLQGMVGGHPYLIRLAFYHLCRQDVDWEELLAKAGTDLGIYHQHLEGYWATIQEHPELKAALKQAVLGTKPVPLELRTTFKLVGMGLVKRLANGVKPSCELYRQYFLDKLRHDF, encoded by the coding sequence ATGGAAGATCCGAATCTCAGTTTTGAAGAGGCGATCGAATTAGCTGATGCAGCGGTTTTTGCCCGTAAGGGAAGACACCTAACGGACGTGGAAATGATTATCCTGCGGGGTTCTTGGCAAAATCAGACCTATCCAGAGATGGCAGAAAATTCTGATTACGCCGCCAATTACCTGCAGCGCACCGCAGGCCCCAAACTGTGGGGGCTGCTGTCGGAGGTCCTAGGAGAAGAGGTGAAGAAAACTAATTTTCGCACCGCACTCGATCGCCTTCAGGGGTCCCGCCAGTCCCGCCGGTGGCAAGCGCAACCGTCGTTTGTTGGAGCTGAAGGGGCGATTCGCGAATCACCCCTACCACAAACCTGGTCTCCCACAGTCACGGAGCTGGAATTTCCCGAAGGACCAGTAGCCCTCGATTCCCCTTTTTACATCGATCGGCCCCCCATAGAATCCGATTGTTGCTTGGCAATTTTACAACCAGGGGGACTCGTCAGCATCAAAGCACCCAGACATATGGGCAAAACCTCCCTGCTCAATCGGATTCTCGATCGCGCCGCCACCTCCGGTATCCGCACCGTCAACCTCAACCTCCTACTCGCGGAAAGAGGCATCTTAAAAAACCTCGACCTGTTTTTACGCTGGTTTTGCCAGCGCATCACCCGAGAACTGCAACTGGAAAACAAATTAGACGAATACTGGGACGAAGATATCTTCAGCAGCAACACCAACTGCACCGATTACTTTGAAGAATACCTGCTCTCGGAAATAGAAGGCCAACTCATCCTCGGTATCGATGAAGTTGACAGAGTTTTCGCCCATCCACAAATCGCCTCGGACTTTTTGAGCTTACTCCGTTTTTGGCACGAATCGGCCAAAGAAAACGGCATTTGGAAAAAACTTAGCTTAATTATCGCCCATTCCACCGAAGTTTACATCGATTTAGATGTGAACAAATCCCCCTTTAACGTCGGTTTACCCGTGAAGCTGCCCGAATTCACCCCCGCCCAAGTGGAAGATTTAGCCCGACGCTATGGACTAGAAATGTCCCCAGAATTAACCAGCCAACGCCTCCCCTCCCTCCAGGGGATGGTGGGAGGTCATCCCTATCTCATCCGGTTGGCATTTTATCACTTGTGCCGTCAAGATGTGGATTGGGAAGAACTACTGGCCAAAGCCGGTACAGATTTGGGGATTTACCACCAGCATTTAGAAGGCTATTGGGCGACCATTCAAGAGCATCCCGAATTAAAAGCCGCCCTGAAGCAGGCGGTATTGGGAACCAAACCGGTGCCTTTAGAGCTACGGACCACTTTTAAACTGGTAGGGATGGGTTTGGTGAAACGGTTGGCAAACGGGGTGAAACCCTCTTGCGAACTGTACCGGCAATATTTTCTCGATAAACTGAGACATGATTTTTAA
- the psb27 gene encoding photosystem II protein Psb27, translating into MKQYLSRLLAFVLVVAIGLAGCSSGGTLSGNYRQDTLSLVNSLRTAIELPEGAPEKATAQAEARQVINEYSARYARDPALAKLPSFTTMRTALSGLAGHYNYYPNRPVPTKLKKRLEEEFKQVEAALQRGA; encoded by the coding sequence ATAAAGCAATATTTATCCCGTCTATTAGCCTTCGTCTTAGTAGTTGCCATCGGCTTAGCGGGTTGTTCCTCTGGCGGCACTCTCAGCGGCAACTATCGCCAAGACACCCTATCCTTGGTTAACAGTTTGAGAACCGCCATCGAATTGCCAGAAGGTGCCCCGGAAAAAGCCACAGCTCAGGCTGAGGCGCGCCAGGTGATTAACGAATATTCTGCTCGCTATGCCCGCGATCCAGCTCTGGCCAAACTCCCCTCCTTCACTACCATGCGCACAGCTTTGAGCGGTCTGGCCGGTCATTACAATTATTACCCCAACCGTCCCGTACCCACCAAACTGAAAAAACGTCTGGAAGAAGAATTTAAACAAGTAGAAGCGGCTCTGCAACGAGGCGCTTAG
- a CDS encoding DUF2103 domain-containing protein: MGKPDGGRLVLNHSTHIPGLIAVLERLTGYDGIQTVTPGALGRSKGHSPQLKLKVSVPIRGGYKLIARQGKTVQEVFIITSLSENDLMDAIALSLKSKS, encoded by the coding sequence ATGGGCAAGCCTGACGGTGGTCGCTTGGTTTTAAATCACTCGACCCACATTCCTGGTTTAATCGCGGTATTGGAACGGCTCACGGGTTATGATGGCATTCAAACTGTCACTCCTGGTGCCCTCGGTCGGTCTAAAGGTCATTCCCCCCAACTCAAGTTAAAGGTATCTGTACCCATTCGTGGGGGTTATAAATTAATTGCCAGACAGGGCAAGACTGTCCAAGAGGTGTTTATTATCACTTCTTTGAGTGAAAATGACCTCATGGATGCCATTGCTCTGTCACTCAAATCCAAATCTTAG
- a CDS encoding LysR family transcriptional regulator, with protein sequence MSDLPFTLDQLRILKAIAAEGSFKRAADSLYVSQPAISLQVQNLERQLDVPLFDRGGRRAQLTEAGHLLLSYGEKILSLCQETCRAIEDLQNLQGGTLIVGASQTTGTYLLPRLIGLFRHQYPDVAVQLHVHSTRRTAWSVANGQIDLAIVGGEVPTELQESLEIKPYAQDELALIIPVFHPLAEQPTIQKDDLYKLNFITLDSQSTIRKVIDQVLTRCEIDTRRLKVEMELNSIEAIKNAVQAGLGAAFVSISAIEKELQMEVLHRAPIEGVVVKRMLSVIFNPNRYRSKAAEAFTREILPKFATEQWTEEETKPLTTVTDIEDEVMADAISPET encoded by the coding sequence ATGTCCGACCTTCCTTTCACACTGGATCAGTTACGCATTCTCAAGGCGATCGCCGCCGAGGGAAGTTTCAAGCGGGCCGCTGATAGTCTGTACGTCTCCCAGCCTGCCATCAGTCTCCAGGTGCAAAACTTGGAGCGGCAGTTAGATGTACCTCTGTTCGATCGCGGCGGACGGCGAGCCCAGCTTACCGAAGCGGGACACCTCCTCCTCAGCTATGGGGAAAAAATCCTCAGTCTGTGTCAGGAAACTTGCCGTGCGATCGAGGACTTGCAAAATCTCCAAGGTGGCACTCTCATTGTTGGCGCATCTCAGACTACTGGCACCTACCTCCTCCCTCGCCTGATTGGCTTGTTCCGACACCAATATCCCGATGTGGCGGTGCAGTTGCACGTCCATTCTACTCGTCGCACGGCTTGGAGTGTGGCTAATGGTCAGATCGACCTGGCGATCGTCGGCGGTGAAGTCCCCACCGAGCTGCAGGAGTCCCTGGAAATCAAACCCTATGCCCAAGACGAACTGGCTTTGATTATTCCTGTATTTCACCCCCTCGCCGAGCAACCAACCATCCAAAAAGACGACCTTTATAAACTCAACTTTATCACCCTTGATTCTCAATCAACCATTCGCAAAGTCATCGACCAAGTGCTAACCCGCTGCGAAATCGATACCCGTCGCCTGAAAGTTGAGATGGAATTAAACTCGATTGAAGCGATTAAAAATGCGGTGCAAGCGGGCTTGGGCGCCGCATTTGTTTCCATCTCGGCTATTGAAAAAGAACTGCAAATGGAGGTATTACATCGGGCTCCTATAGAAGGAGTAGTGGTGAAGCGGATGCTATCGGTAATTTTCAATCCCAACCGTTATCGTTCTAAAGCTGCAGAAGCCTTTACAAGGGAAATTTTGCCGAAATTTGCTACGGAACAGTGGACAGAAGAAGAGACCAAGCCCTTGACAACTGTCACCGACATTGAAGATGAAGTCATGGCCGATGCTATATCCCCAGAGACTTAA
- a CDS encoding pentapeptide repeat-containing protein has protein sequence MTVQELLEGYAGGQRDFSNITLRGAVLSGVNLNGAILTGADLTGADLRSADLSSAEMKGANLTGADLYDADLYDTRLSGANLTSANLTGANLSSAHFQKAILNRADLRDAKLFGAYLSYADLSYANLSGADLFRAYLFRADLYSADLSRAHLIGADLSRAHLGHCNLSGCCLKDAKLEMASLVSADLKGADLSSAKLAEARLYDADLTSANLEKADLRNAQLFAAKLIEANLGFACLRGAKLSEANLRRANLEGTDLYGTNMSRANLSFTNLSDAYFSGVNWSEANLSHANLSGARAIEESPSTIDQSETTLTSVLPPKGIVKGSSSKLASLVTPNSISLKNKGAVVLGRHPSANIRFNSQMVSRRHATIETDPQGRYILQDQNSTNGVFVNRQRVKGEVILADGATIQIGPFTFLLKGDELQLVLKSAENTTSAEASETLAEIVPADLVVANLSGANLYGANLKGIPLFKINCSGAIMPDGTVKP, from the coding sequence ATGACCGTTCAAGAACTCCTGGAAGGTTATGCCGGAGGTCAGCGGGATTTTAGCAATATCACCCTCAGAGGCGCTGTCCTTAGTGGGGTCAACCTCAATGGCGCCATTCTCACCGGTGCCGATCTAACTGGAGCCGACCTCAGAAGTGCTGACCTTAGCAGTGCGGAAATGAAAGGAGCCAACCTCACTGGCGCTGATCTATATGATGCCGACCTTTACGATACCAGACTCAGTGGGGCTAACCTCACCAGTGCCAATCTCACGGGCGCTAACTTGAGCAGCGCCCATTTCCAGAAAGCGATTTTAAATCGGGCTGACCTCAGAGATGCCAAACTTTTTGGCGCGTATCTCAGTTATGCTGACCTAAGCTATGCCAACCTCAGCGGCGCTGACTTGTTTCGGGCTTACCTGTTTCGCGCTGACCTCTACAGCGCTGACCTCAGCCGCGCTCACCTGATTGGTGCTGACCTCAGCCGCGCCCACCTGGGTCATTGTAATTTAAGTGGTTGTTGCCTCAAAGATGCCAAATTAGAAATGGCCTCCCTGGTCAGCGCTGACCTCAAAGGTGCTGACTTGAGCAGTGCGAAACTGGCGGAAGCTCGCCTTTATGATGCTGACCTCACCAGCGCTAACTTGGAAAAGGCGGATTTGAGAAATGCCCAACTGTTTGCGGCGAAACTGATTGAGGCTAATTTAGGGTTCGCTTGTCTTCGCGGCGCCAAATTGAGTGAGGCGAATCTCCGACGGGCTAATTTGGAGGGAACCGACCTTTATGGCACGAACATGAGTAGGGCAAACTTGAGTTTTACCAATTTGAGCGATGCTTATTTTAGCGGCGTGAATTGGAGTGAGGCGAATCTCAGCCATGCTAATCTCAGCGGCGCCAGGGCGATCGAGGAGAGTCCTAGCACTATTGACCAGAGCGAAACTACCCTAACTAGCGTTTTACCGCCAAAAGGGATCGTCAAGGGATCGAGCAGCAAGCTGGCATCTTTGGTGACACCTAATTCGATTTCCCTGAAAAATAAAGGCGCTGTGGTGTTGGGACGCCACCCCAGTGCCAATATCAGATTCAATTCCCAGATGGTTTCCCGACGCCATGCCACGATCGAAACCGATCCCCAAGGACGCTATATCCTCCAAGACCAAAACAGCACTAATGGCGTCTTCGTCAATCGCCAGCGCGTCAAAGGTGAGGTCATCCTCGCCGATGGGGCAACGATTCAAATCGGACCGTTTACCTTTCTGCTCAAAGGAGACGAATTACAGTTAGTGCTGAAATCGGCAGAAAATACCACCAGTGCTGAAGCCTCCGAAACCCTCGCCGAGATAGTCCCCGCAGATTTGGTCGTCGCTAATCTTAGTGGCGCCAACCTCTATGGTGCGAACCTTAAAGGTATTCCGTTATTCAAAATCAACTGCTCGGGAGCCATCATGCCTGACGGCACAGTTAAACCCTAG